The proteins below come from a single Candidatus Rokuibacteriota bacterium genomic window:
- the amrB gene encoding AmmeMemoRadiSam system protein B, with protein sequence MDSADRPRLRALEAFPVEQDGERLIGLRDPSGFTEQVALLPIPALDIVSLFDGEHSLAEIHGVVSARHGQQAPGLEEIAGFAARLDDAGFLDSPRFAERRRRIEESWLASPSRPAAHAGGAYPGDADALRSQIDGFFVDPEGPGLPEAGEALPTLRGLVAPHIDFHRGGPTYAWAYRALLERADADLFVILGTCHAGMADPFTVTLKPYDTPLGSADVDRDFFEALQRRYPHDLLASQSAHRSEHSIEFQAVMLRRLLGGRPFTILPVLASFLHEAVLTGGAPEEDPRVPRFLDALGESIAGSSLKVCVIAGVDLAHVGPRFGDAEANTPAFLERVAREDREMLEPVIAADPAAFFESVAADGDSRRICGLSPIYAFLRALPGARGELLRYSQWPDQQGAVSFCAAAFS encoded by the coding sequence ATGGACAGCGCGGATCGCCCGCGTCTCCGGGCGCTGGAAGCCTTTCCCGTCGAGCAGGACGGCGAGCGGCTGATCGGGCTCCGCGACCCCTCAGGCTTCACGGAGCAGGTGGCCCTTCTTCCCATTCCCGCGCTCGACATCGTCTCGCTGTTCGACGGGGAACACTCCCTGGCCGAGATCCACGGCGTGGTCTCGGCCCGCCACGGCCAGCAGGCGCCCGGGCTCGAGGAGATCGCAGGCTTCGCGGCACGGCTCGACGACGCGGGGTTCCTCGACAGCCCGCGCTTTGCCGAGCGCCGGCGCAGGATCGAGGAGAGCTGGCTCGCGAGCCCCTCCCGGCCCGCGGCCCACGCGGGCGGCGCGTACCCGGGCGATGCGGACGCCCTCCGCAGCCAGATCGACGGGTTCTTCGTGGATCCCGAGGGACCAGGGCTTCCGGAAGCAGGGGAAGCTCTGCCGACGCTCCGCGGGCTCGTCGCTCCACACATCGACTTCCACCGCGGTGGGCCGACCTATGCGTGGGCTTACCGGGCGCTCCTCGAGCGTGCTGACGCTGATCTCTTCGTCATCCTCGGCACCTGCCACGCGGGAATGGCCGATCCTTTCACAGTGACGCTGAAGCCGTACGACACGCCGCTGGGCTCCGCAGACGTGGATCGCGACTTCTTCGAGGCGCTCCAGCGTCGCTACCCCCATGATCTCCTGGCCTCCCAAAGCGCTCACCGCAGCGAGCACTCGATAGAATTCCAGGCCGTGATGCTGCGGCGGCTTCTCGGGGGGCGACCCTTCACGATCCTGCCCGTCCTGGCTTCCTTCCTCCACGAGGCCGTGTTGACGGGCGGGGCACCCGAAGAGGACCCACGCGTGCCGCGCTTCTTGGACGCCCTCGGCGAAAGCATTGCGGGCTCTTCGCTGAAGGTCTGCGTCATCGCGGGAGTCGACCTGGCCCATGTCGGCCCGCGCTTCGGCGACGCCGAAGCCAATACGCCCGCCTTCCTCGAGCGCGTGGCGCGCGAGGACCGGGAGATGCTCGAGCCGGTGATCGCCGCGGACCCCGCGGCGTTCTTCGAGTCCGTCGCGGCGGACGGCGACAGCCGCCGGATCTGCGGCCTCTCGCCGATCTACGCCTTTCTCCGCGCGCTGCCGGGCGCGCGCGGCGAGCTTCTGCGCTACAGCCAGTGGCCCGACCAGCAGGGCGCGGTCAGTTTCTGCGCCGCGGCGTTTTCCTGA